Proteins co-encoded in one Spirosoma endbachense genomic window:
- a CDS encoding sodium:solute symporter family transporter yields the protein MQKLQTLDYTVFFVYFIIVSAYGYWIYKKKHSANISTTDFFLAEGSLTWWAIGSSLIASNISAEQFIGASGDGFAMGLAIATYEWMAAATLIVVAVFFMPIYLKNRIFTMPQFLTQRYNNTVAMIMAIFWLFLYVLVNLTSILFLGALAVSTISGLNFTACMIGLAVFAVIITLGGMKVIGYTDVIQVFFLILGGLATTYLAVDLVSTQNGTEGILKGFSLMLDQSADHFHMIFHKGDPHYASLPGLTVLIGGMWIVNLNYWGCNQYITQRALGADLKTAREGILFAAFLKLLMPVIVVLPGIAAYTLYQKGLFQKEMLDITGEVNKDHAYPVLLNLLPAGLKGLSFAALTAAVVASLAGKANSISTIFTLDIFKKYISPDASEKRLVQVGRITIWVAMLMAILISPFMGIDKKGGFQFIQEMTGLVSPGVFAAFILGFFWKKTNSQGALFAIVGGFLLSLFFKFVLPDLVNLQFLEPTGFAVLNADGVYTIPFLDTMGFVFLICVAVMIFLGLQKPSSKGLAIDASMFKVAPTFAMGAGLILFLVAILYVVFW from the coding sequence ATGCAAAAACTTCAAACATTAGACTACACAGTCTTTTTTGTTTACTTCATTATTGTTAGTGCCTACGGGTACTGGATTTATAAGAAAAAACACTCCGCTAATATATCTACCACTGATTTCTTTCTGGCCGAAGGGTCGCTGACCTGGTGGGCTATCGGTTCTTCCCTGATTGCATCCAATATTTCGGCTGAGCAGTTCATTGGCGCTTCTGGGGATGGATTTGCGATGGGATTGGCAATTGCTACGTATGAATGGATGGCGGCCGCTACGCTGATTGTAGTAGCCGTTTTTTTTATGCCCATTTACCTCAAGAACCGCATCTTTACGATGCCACAGTTCCTGACCCAGCGGTACAACAACACCGTTGCCATGATCATGGCCATCTTCTGGCTATTTCTCTACGTGTTGGTTAACCTGACCTCGATTCTGTTTCTGGGAGCACTGGCCGTATCGACCATTTCAGGGCTGAACTTCACGGCCTGTATGATTGGGCTGGCCGTTTTTGCGGTCATTATTACACTGGGCGGCATGAAAGTGATTGGTTATACCGACGTAATTCAGGTTTTCTTCCTGATTCTGGGCGGTTTGGCAACTACCTATCTGGCCGTTGATCTGGTTTCCACTCAGAATGGCACAGAAGGAATACTCAAAGGATTTAGTCTGATGCTGGACCAGTCGGCAGATCACTTCCATATGATCTTTCATAAAGGAGACCCGCACTATGCCTCACTACCCGGCCTGACCGTTCTGATTGGTGGTATGTGGATTGTGAATCTGAACTACTGGGGTTGTAATCAGTACATTACGCAGCGGGCACTTGGCGCTGATTTAAAAACGGCTCGTGAGGGTATTCTCTTTGCCGCCTTCCTGAAGTTGCTGATGCCAGTTATTGTGGTATTGCCCGGTATTGCTGCTTATACGCTTTATCAGAAAGGCTTGTTCCAAAAGGAGATGCTGGATATTACGGGCGAAGTGAACAAAGACCATGCTTATCCTGTATTGCTCAATCTGTTGCCTGCCGGGCTTAAAGGGCTTTCTTTTGCGGCTCTGACGGCTGCCGTAGTGGCTTCGTTGGCGGGTAAGGCTAACTCGATTTCGACTATTTTTACCCTCGATATTTTTAAGAAATACATCTCGCCCGATGCCAGTGAAAAAAGACTGGTTCAGGTTGGCCGGATAACCATTTGGGTGGCCATGCTGATGGCAATTCTTATTTCGCCATTCATGGGTATTGATAAAAAAGGAGGATTCCAGTTCATTCAGGAAATGACGGGTCTGGTTTCGCCGGGCGTATTTGCCGCCTTTATTCTGGGCTTCTTCTGGAAAAAGACGAACTCTCAGGGGGCTTTGTTTGCCATTGTTGGCGGCTTTCTCCTCTCGCTGTTTTTTAAGTTTGTGCTGCCTGATCTGGTTAATCTGCAATTTCTGGAACCAACTGGCTTTGCCGTCCTGAATGCCGATGGCGTTTATACGATTCCATTTCTCGATACAATGGGCTTCGTTTTCCTGATCTGCGTAGCCGTAATGATTTTTCTGGGCCTGCAGAAACCCAGTTCAAAAGGGTTGGCCATTGATGCCAGTATGTTTAAAGTCGCGCCAACATTTGCGATGGGCGCGGGGCTGATTCTATTCCTGGTTGCTATCCTGTACGTCGTCTTCTGGTAA
- the purU gene encoding formyltetrahydrofolate deformylase, whose protein sequence is MEDSRKHILLMDGPDDKGLIYHVTGVLFRHSLNIIHNDEYVSPSGQFFMRTEFEGTFDTASLLNELKATLPDPGITFRLNPKRKKNIVVLVTKEHHCLGELLIRYAFDELDATILAVVSNYNILQPLVSKFGIPFHYVSHEDKTREEHEEAILRTLAIYEPEFLVLAKYMRVLTAGFVNKFPNRIINIHHSFLPAFIGANPYRQAYERGVKIIGATAHFVNNDLDEGPIIAQNVKDVDHRHTAADMATEGKDVEKIVLSQALKLVFNDRVFIAGNRAIVL, encoded by the coding sequence ATGGAAGATTCCAGAAAGCATATTCTGCTGATGGATGGGCCTGATGACAAGGGCCTGATTTATCATGTAACCGGCGTTCTGTTTCGCCATAGCCTGAACATCATTCATAACGACGAATACGTCAGTCCATCGGGGCAATTCTTCATGCGAACCGAATTTGAAGGAACATTCGATACGGCCTCTTTGCTGAATGAATTAAAAGCGACCTTACCCGATCCTGGCATTACGTTTCGTTTAAACCCAAAACGAAAGAAAAACATAGTTGTTCTGGTTACCAAAGAGCATCACTGCCTTGGCGAACTATTGATCCGTTATGCGTTTGATGAACTGGATGCCACCATTCTGGCCGTGGTGAGCAACTACAATATTCTGCAACCGCTGGTCAGTAAGTTCGGTATTCCGTTTCATTACGTCTCTCACGAAGACAAAACCCGCGAAGAACACGAGGAAGCGATCTTAAGGACACTAGCTATCTACGAACCCGAATTCCTGGTGCTTGCTAAGTACATGCGCGTGCTGACGGCTGGTTTTGTCAATAAGTTTCCGAATCGGATCATTAATATTCACCACTCGTTTTTGCCTGCTTTTATTGGCGCTAATCCCTATCGGCAGGCCTACGAACGGGGCGTCAAAATTATTGGTGCAACGGCTCATTTCGTCAACAATGACCTCGACGAAGGGCCCATCATTGCCCAGAATGTGAAAGATGTCGACCACAGGCATACGGCCGCTGATATGGCTACGGAGGGAAAAGACGTAGAGAAAATAGTCTTGTCGCAAGCCCTAAAGCTGGTATTCAATGATCGGGTCTTTATTGCCGGGAACCGGGCTATCGTTCTATAA
- a CDS encoding isoaspartyl peptidase/L-asparaginase family protein, which yields MINRRRFLSVSSLAGLFPTLSFKTSSSTQVDASANRPLVFSTWKQPKANAAAQAVLDRGGRALDAVEAGVRIPEADPEDMSVGYGGRPDRDGRVTLDACIMDEKGNAGSVVFLEHIMHPISVARAVMDKTPHVMLAGEGALTFALSQGFKKENLLTKKAEKEWREWLKTAKYKPIANIERHDTIGMLAIDKNGNISGACTTSGLAYKMNGRVGDSPIIGAGLFVDNEIGGACATGLGELVMRTCGSFLVVELMRQGRTPQQACEEAALRIVKKQNYKDIQVGFLAVNKQGETGAFSIQPGFNYTISQNKQTKVLDARSYLK from the coding sequence ATGATAAATCGACGCCGTTTTTTGTCTGTTAGCTCCCTGGCTGGCCTCTTTCCGACATTATCCTTCAAGACTTCATCATCAACTCAGGTCGATGCTTCGGCCAACAGACCGCTGGTTTTCTCTACCTGGAAACAACCTAAAGCAAATGCAGCTGCTCAGGCAGTACTTGATCGGGGCGGACGGGCTCTGGATGCGGTGGAAGCGGGCGTACGCATACCTGAAGCAGACCCCGAAGATATGAGTGTTGGCTACGGCGGACGTCCCGACCGCGATGGCCGTGTTACGCTCGATGCCTGCATCATGGATGAGAAAGGGAATGCCGGTTCAGTTGTGTTTCTGGAACATATCATGCACCCGATTTCGGTGGCAAGAGCAGTTATGGATAAAACACCCCACGTTATGCTCGCTGGCGAAGGAGCCTTAACATTTGCCCTATCTCAAGGCTTTAAGAAGGAGAATCTGCTGACAAAAAAAGCGGAAAAAGAATGGCGGGAGTGGTTAAAAACAGCGAAATACAAGCCCATTGCCAACATTGAGCGCCATGATACAATTGGCATGCTGGCCATTGATAAAAACGGAAACATTTCGGGTGCCTGCACAACAAGCGGGCTGGCTTATAAAATGAATGGTCGTGTTGGTGATTCACCAATAATTGGTGCAGGTTTGTTCGTCGATAATGAAATTGGGGGAGCCTGTGCAACGGGCCTGGGCGAATTAGTAATGCGCACGTGTGGCTCATTTCTGGTCGTCGAACTAATGCGTCAGGGCCGAACACCTCAGCAAGCCTGCGAAGAGGCAGCTTTGCGGATCGTGAAAAAGCAGAATTATAAAGATATTCAGGTTGGTTTTCTGGCCGTAAATAAGCAGGGCGAAACAGGTGCATTCAGCATTCAGCCGGGCTTTAACTACACCATATCACAGAACAAACAGACAAAGGTTCTGGATGCTCGCTCATATTTGAAATAA
- a CDS encoding glycosyltransferase: MESVFSTSKRKLLLEIAWEVCNQVGGIYTVIRSKVPAMVEKWDDNYVALGPYFPQRAAAEFEPITEPDETEIGQTVRKMRQLGYTIEYGYWLVTGRPRVVLFDINSIKQEQLNYIKGQLWQNHQLSTINVEDLVNQTIAFGEMVRQFITLLSEDHSRRVDFVAHFHEWMASTGLPDLRRDNVRVATVFTTHATMLGRYLAQNEAGFYGKLPFFDWKREALHYNIDTQATVERLAAQQAHVFTTVSDVTARECEVFLGRNPDLILPNGLNITRFAATHEFQNLHVRYKEKIHEFVMGHFFQSYSFDLEKTLYFFTSGRFEFSNKGYDLTLEALARLNYRMREASMDMTVVMFMVTKQPYTSINPEVLHSRALLDEIQETCESIEKQVGERLFLAAASNTDNTLPDLNKFVDEYWRLRLRRTVQSWKTKHLPPFVTHNLVQEDDMTRFIRQANLVNNEYDRVKVVYHPDFIASTNPLFGLDYSQFVRGCHLGVFPSYYEPWGYTPLECVVRGIPTVTSDQSGFGDFIMQIMRDYENRGIYVINRRTQNFNEAADQLASVLFRFVRMAQRERIAQRNRVESIAEVFDWSNLRSYYDTAHDLALKRRKP, encoded by the coding sequence TTGGAATCGGTATTTTCAACATCAAAGCGGAAATTACTGCTTGAAATCGCCTGGGAAGTCTGTAATCAGGTGGGCGGTATTTATACGGTCATCCGGTCAAAAGTGCCGGCTATGGTCGAGAAATGGGATGATAACTATGTTGCGCTCGGGCCGTATTTCCCGCAACGGGCAGCCGCTGAATTTGAACCGATTACTGAGCCTGATGAAACAGAGATTGGGCAAACTGTTCGAAAGATGCGCCAGTTGGGCTATACCATTGAATATGGTTATTGGCTCGTAACGGGTCGCCCACGGGTGGTCTTGTTCGATATCAACAGCATCAAACAAGAGCAGTTGAACTACATAAAAGGTCAGCTTTGGCAAAACCACCAGCTCTCGACCATAAACGTAGAAGATCTTGTTAATCAGACCATTGCCTTTGGCGAAATGGTCCGGCAGTTCATTACACTACTGTCCGAAGATCATTCAAGGCGTGTCGATTTTGTCGCCCATTTCCACGAATGGATGGCAAGCACCGGCCTGCCCGATCTGCGCCGGGATAACGTCAGAGTAGCTACCGTTTTTACAACCCACGCCACGATGCTAGGCCGTTATCTGGCCCAGAACGAAGCTGGTTTCTACGGCAAACTACCCTTCTTCGACTGGAAACGTGAAGCCCTGCACTACAATATCGATACGCAGGCTACCGTCGAGCGACTGGCTGCTCAACAGGCTCATGTGTTTACGACAGTCAGTGATGTAACGGCCCGCGAGTGCGAAGTTTTTTTAGGCCGCAACCCTGACCTGATCCTGCCCAATGGCCTGAATATTACCCGATTTGCCGCGACGCACGAGTTTCAGAACCTCCACGTCCGCTACAAAGAGAAAATTCATGAATTCGTGATGGGTCACTTTTTCCAGAGTTATTCGTTCGATCTGGAAAAAACGCTTTACTTCTTTACATCGGGCCGGTTTGAGTTCTCCAATAAAGGCTATGACCTAACCCTCGAAGCCCTCGCAAGGCTCAATTACCGAATGCGGGAGGCTAGCATGGATATGACGGTCGTGATGTTCATGGTTACCAAACAGCCTTACACATCAATCAATCCTGAGGTATTGCACTCGCGGGCGCTGCTCGACGAAATTCAGGAAACGTGTGAGAGTATCGAAAAACAGGTTGGCGAACGGTTGTTTTTAGCTGCCGCATCGAATACAGATAATACGCTGCCTGATCTGAACAAATTTGTGGATGAATACTGGCGTCTTCGCCTTCGACGCACGGTTCAAAGCTGGAAAACTAAACATCTTCCGCCGTTCGTGACCCACAATCTGGTACAGGAAGATGACATGACACGTTTCATCCGGCAGGCTAATCTTGTCAACAATGAATACGATCGGGTCAAGGTTGTTTATCACCCGGATTTCATTGCGTCTACCAATCCACTTTTCGGTCTGGATTATAGCCAGTTTGTACGCGGCTGCCACCTTGGTGTTTTTCCGAGCTACTACGAACCCTGGGGTTATACACCGCTGGAATGCGTTGTTCGTGGCATACCGACCGTTACAAGCGACCAGTCTGGGTTCGGTGATTTCATTATGCAGATCATGCGGGACTACGAAAACCGCGGCATCTACGTCATCAACCGCCGGACGCAAAACTTCAACGAAGCGGCTGACCAGTTGGCCAGTGTGCTATTCCGGTTCGTTCGGATGGCACAACGGGAGCGCATTGCGCAGCGTAACCGCGTTGAAAGCATCGCTGAAGTGTTCGACTGGAGCAACCTCCGCTCTTATTACGACACAGCGCATGACCTCGCGCTAAAGCGCAGAAAACCTTGA
- the mog gene encoding molybdopterin adenylyltransferase: MIKIGIINVSDRASAGVYEDIPGKAVVKLLTEWLTSAWEPVYRVIPDEQDQLEATMIELSDGEGCCLVVTTGGTGPALRDVTPEATEAVCQKMLPGFGELMRQESLKYVPTAILSRQTAGIRNQTLLLNLPGKPTAIGQCLSVVFPAIPYCIDLIGGPFLTTDETVMKVFRPKS; this comes from the coding sequence ATGATCAAAATCGGCATTATTAATGTCTCAGACCGGGCCAGCGCGGGTGTTTATGAAGATATTCCCGGTAAGGCTGTCGTTAAGCTATTGACCGAATGGCTGACCTCCGCCTGGGAGCCCGTTTACCGCGTTATCCCCGACGAACAGGATCAGTTAGAGGCAACGATGATCGAGCTGTCTGATGGGGAAGGATGTTGTCTAGTTGTCACAACTGGCGGAACAGGTCCTGCTCTCCGCGATGTAACACCAGAAGCTACCGAAGCCGTGTGCCAGAAGATGCTGCCAGGGTTTGGCGAGTTGATGCGTCAGGAAAGCCTCAAGTACGTTCCAACGGCGATCCTGTCCCGGCAAACGGCTGGCATTCGTAATCAAACGCTCCTGCTCAATTTACCAGGCAAACCCACGGCAATAGGCCAGTGTCTGTCGGTCGTTTTTCCGGCCATTCCGTATTGTATTGATCTGATTGGCGGCCCGTTCCTCACAACAGACGAGACGGTAATGAAAGTATTTCGCCCGAAGAGTTAA
- a CDS encoding TonB-dependent receptor: MKNKYSNCFLLLKLLMWISISTIQAQQTVNGTIEGTVLLTDGAPGAFATIRVNGIKKGIAADRNGHFILSNLKPGNHELQVSMIGYESVRQTIEVTHDKPSQFTTHLKASNTQLNEVVVTGQYEPQSLKKSVYNVRVIDSERIRLRAAVNVMGVLNNELGFRFSNDLTLGTTDVQLMGMSGRNVKILLDGLPMVDRGDTRESLNQIDINSIERIEIVEGPMSVSYGSDALAGVINIITKKPGTEQLGVSARIQEETANKEYNLLTNQGLHIQNVGVTWQKKGWNGSAGVTNNTFGGWQGQSPGRAKDWLPKDQLFGHGKVGYHTETVNIYYRLDALKEDLLSQGTENVNTHQARDQKYITYRYVHQMQGDWKLSERLQLNGQASYTDYQRRTQTTILNLTTGQRTLSLGEGEQDLSKFASQTYRATASYKISSSISLQPGIDINLDAASGARILGSPTINDYAVFVSSTLNPTSRISIRPGLRFVKNSVYDAPPAIPSLNTKFALTSNLDLRLAYARGFRSPALRELYFNFFDASHSIRGNPTLKAENSNSFNGSLAWQVSTKFKSTLGFFYNDFNNLISYGIDPSDPRISMNINIDKFKTTGFTLENVVGWKDIQATVGFSYIGRYNNLLATPDTVTYAGGRLTSFMWSPEVNTNLTYTLKKIDTKFSIFYKYSGKKPSYLATANADGQVSATLTEIAPFHWADFTITKTITKYLTLTTGVKNLFNITRLANTSPDTGSAHSSSGPAPVSYGRSYFMGLSFQWYKQ, from the coding sequence ATGAAAAATAAATACAGCAACTGTTTCTTATTACTGAAACTCTTGATGTGGATAAGCATCTCTACCATACAGGCTCAGCAAACAGTTAATGGCACCATTGAGGGTACAGTCCTGCTAACTGATGGCGCTCCAGGAGCCTTTGCCACCATACGGGTCAATGGAATCAAAAAAGGTATAGCCGCAGATCGAAATGGGCATTTTATTCTTTCCAATCTGAAGCCGGGAAATCACGAATTACAGGTTTCGATGATCGGTTATGAATCGGTGCGACAAACAATTGAGGTAACGCATGACAAGCCTAGCCAATTTACAACCCACCTGAAAGCATCCAATACCCAACTTAACGAAGTAGTTGTAACAGGCCAGTATGAACCCCAATCGCTCAAAAAATCGGTTTATAATGTGCGTGTAATTGACAGTGAGCGCATTCGCTTGCGGGCCGCCGTAAACGTTATGGGCGTGCTGAACAACGAATTAGGCTTCCGCTTCTCGAATGATTTGACGCTGGGTACAACTGACGTTCAACTGATGGGCATGTCGGGCCGAAATGTAAAAATTCTGCTGGACGGTTTACCCATGGTCGACCGGGGCGATACCCGCGAAAGCCTTAACCAGATCGACATCAACAGTATTGAGCGCATCGAGATCGTAGAAGGCCCAATGTCTGTTTCTTATGGTTCAGATGCATTAGCGGGTGTCATCAATATTATCACCAAAAAACCAGGCACCGAACAGCTCGGCGTTAGCGCCCGAATTCAGGAAGAAACCGCTAATAAAGAATATAATCTACTGACCAATCAGGGACTTCATATTCAGAATGTGGGGGTTACGTGGCAAAAGAAAGGCTGGAATGGATCGGCGGGCGTTACCAATAACACCTTTGGTGGCTGGCAGGGCCAATCGCCGGGGCGGGCAAAAGATTGGCTACCTAAAGATCAGTTGTTCGGCCATGGGAAAGTTGGCTACCATACAGAAACGGTCAATATCTACTACCGGCTCGACGCCCTCAAGGAAGATCTGTTAAGCCAGGGAACTGAAAACGTAAACACGCATCAGGCCCGTGATCAGAAATACATTACCTATCGGTATGTGCATCAAATGCAGGGAGACTGGAAACTGAGCGAACGTTTACAACTCAACGGTCAGGCTTCTTATACCGATTACCAGCGTCGGACACAGACGACGATTCTGAACTTAACAACCGGGCAGCGTACCCTTTCGTTGGGCGAAGGCGAACAGGATCTATCAAAATTTGCCAGTCAAACCTACCGCGCTACGGCTTCCTATAAAATATCTTCGTCAATTTCGTTGCAGCCTGGCATCGATATTAATCTGGATGCCGCTTCCGGAGCGAGGATTTTGGGTTCGCCGACCATTAACGATTACGCCGTTTTCGTTTCATCAACCCTTAATCCAACTTCCCGCATCAGCATCCGTCCGGGTTTACGCTTCGTTAAAAACTCGGTCTACGACGCCCCACCGGCAATTCCTTCCCTTAACACCAAATTTGCGCTCACCAGCAATCTGGATCTGCGCTTAGCCTACGCCCGCGGGTTCCGCTCACCGGCTCTGCGTGAACTGTACTTTAATTTCTTCGATGCCAGCCACTCTATCCGTGGTAATCCAACTCTGAAAGCCGAAAATTCGAACAGTTTCAACGGATCGCTGGCCTGGCAGGTGAGTACTAAGTTCAAATCAACACTCGGCTTTTTCTACAATGATTTCAACAATCTGATCAGCTATGGAATCGACCCCAGCGATCCCAGAATTTCGATGAACATTAATATCGATAAATTCAAAACGACTGGTTTCACGCTGGAAAATGTGGTCGGCTGGAAAGATATACAGGCAACGGTGGGCTTTTCGTACATAGGACGGTACAATAACCTGTTGGCTACGCCCGATACGGTCACTTACGCAGGAGGGCGTTTAACATCGTTCATGTGGTCGCCGGAAGTAAACACGAACCTCACCTATACGCTGAAGAAAATTGACACCAAGTTCAGCATTTTCTATAAATATTCCGGGAAGAAACCAAGTTATCTGGCAACTGCCAATGCAGATGGCCAGGTGTCGGCAACCCTGACCGAAATCGCTCCATTTCATTGGGCTGACTTCACGATAACGAAAACCATTACGAAATACCTGACGCTCACGACCGGGGTTAAAAACCTGTTCAACATTACACGACTGGCGAATACATCGCCTGATACGGGCAGTGCTCATAGTTCAAGTGGCCCCGCGCCGGTTAGCTATGGCCGTTCCTACTTTATGGGGCTTAGTTTTCAGTGGTATAAACAGTAA
- a CDS encoding HmuY family protein: MKRVIVYMLALAVSTLNACKESDPPLPDNLVQFESAEQGLDAATKEATIKLKLSRAVDAATAVTVQVTPTGIAYGTQFTTTPAATGNTLSLTVPAGSSEASFKLTKADNLFLSGTETIDFAISSAASPVLVGTTKQLKVKFTSIVSTGTTLTLDGGTGGSSALNAVFADLSNNAATSVKRASWDLGFYSGADFRVILNNLTGASAAVLAKNDLTQVTAADTVGLALTLGFDPAGLKLIDDVSGDITKTVIPSISATDTDNKVYIINRGTGGAIPAKGWVKIRVIRNGTTGYTLQYAGIKETTFKTVSIPKDNAYNFKYASFDTGALVDVEPAKARWDIEWTGAIYKTSDGTNDIPYYFSDQVYINFLGGVTAAEVLTSTVSYDAYGESNIATTAFKSDKHVIGANWRATTGTIGVKTDRFYVIKDAAGNVYKLKFVSFTSQDGGERGKPKFEFKLVKQAS, encoded by the coding sequence ATGAAAAGAGTCATTGTATACATGCTCGCTCTGGCAGTAAGTACATTAAATGCCTGTAAGGAGAGTGACCCACCATTACCTGATAATCTGGTGCAGTTTGAAAGTGCCGAACAAGGGCTGGATGCTGCCACGAAAGAAGCCACGATAAAACTCAAATTATCACGAGCTGTTGACGCAGCTACGGCTGTAACCGTTCAGGTTACACCGACCGGCATTGCTTATGGAACGCAGTTTACGACCACTCCCGCAGCCACCGGCAATACGCTTTCGCTGACGGTTCCGGCGGGCAGCAGCGAAGCTTCGTTTAAACTCACGAAAGCCGATAATCTGTTCCTTAGCGGTACGGAAACCATCGATTTTGCTATTTCATCCGCAGCCAGTCCGGTTTTGGTGGGTACAACCAAACAACTGAAGGTTAAATTCACCTCAATCGTTTCGACAGGCACGACTCTGACACTCGATGGTGGTACGGGCGGTTCCAGCGCTTTAAACGCTGTTTTCGCCGATTTGAGCAACAATGCCGCTACCTCTGTAAAACGCGCTTCCTGGGATTTGGGCTTCTATTCGGGCGCTGATTTCCGGGTTATTCTAAACAACTTGACGGGTGCCTCAGCTGCGGTACTGGCCAAGAATGATTTAACTCAGGTTACGGCGGCCGACACCGTTGGACTGGCACTGACACTGGGTTTTGATCCGGCCGGTCTGAAATTAATCGACGACGTATCGGGCGATATTACAAAAACAGTCATTCCGAGTATTTCGGCGACCGACACCGATAACAAGGTGTACATCATCAACCGGGGAACCGGTGGAGCGATACCTGCCAAAGGCTGGGTGAAAATTCGGGTAATACGGAACGGTACTACTGGTTATACGTTACAGTATGCCGGTATTAAAGAAACGACCTTCAAAACGGTTTCAATTCCCAAAGACAACGCGTATAATTTTAAATACGCATCATTCGATACGGGTGCTTTAGTGGATGTAGAACCAGCCAAAGCACGTTGGGATATTGAGTGGACTGGAGCTATCTACAAAACCAGTGACGGCACCAATGATATTCCCTATTACTTCTCCGATCAGGTGTATATCAACTTCCTCGGCGGTGTAACAGCAGCCGAAGTCCTGACCAGCACCGTTTCGTATGATGCCTATGGCGAAAGTAACATTGCCACAACGGCCTTCAAGAGCGATAAGCACGTTATTGGTGCCAACTGGCGGGCAACTACGGGCACAATTGGGGTGAAAACGGATCGGTTCTACGTCATTAAGGATGCCGCCGGAAACGTCTATAAACTCAAATTCGTCAGTTTCACCTCGCAGGATGGTGGCGAACGCGGTAAGCCCAAGTTTGAATTTAAGCTGGTTAAGCAAGCGTCGTAA
- a CDS encoding heme/hemin ABC transporter substrate-binding protein → MKKLSVFTLWLGFLLLGLLVSNQPAYATRSPKDEPIRIVSLDGTVSEILCDLGLQSHLIGVDVTSTYPESLQKLPKVGHNRTISAEGVISLKPTLVLTSQNAGTKPEVIEQIKSAGIKVISFQQEYSVAGTKKLIQDVANTCQVPSRARPLIKKLDADLAQVKKAMTSPKVLFIYARGTGTMMVSGRGTQVDKMIELAGGVNATPNFENYKPLTAEALVAANPDVILLFDSGLESLGGADGLAKVQGVAQTNAGKNGRIITMDGHLLSGFSPRLGKALQELAQKITQKPKA, encoded by the coding sequence ATGAAAAAACTGTCTGTTTTTACCCTATGGCTCGGTTTTCTTCTACTGGGCTTACTGGTGAGCAATCAACCAGCCTACGCAACCCGTTCGCCCAAGGATGAACCCATTCGCATTGTTTCGCTCGACGGCACTGTCAGCGAAATTCTTTGTGATCTGGGGCTTCAATCACACCTGATTGGTGTCGATGTTACCAGTACATACCCCGAATCGCTCCAGAAACTCCCCAAAGTTGGCCATAACCGGACTATTTCAGCCGAGGGAGTGATATCGCTGAAACCAACGCTCGTGCTAACCTCGCAAAATGCGGGTACAAAACCGGAAGTGATCGAGCAAATCAAATCGGCGGGCATTAAGGTCATCTCTTTTCAGCAGGAGTACAGCGTTGCGGGCACTAAAAAGCTCATTCAGGATGTAGCTAACACCTGTCAGGTTCCTTCACGGGCCAGGCCCCTGATCAAAAAGCTGGACGCTGACCTGGCCCAGGTCAAAAAGGCAATGACAAGCCCGAAGGTATTATTTATCTATGCCCGTGGCACGGGCACCATGATGGTATCGGGCCGGGGAACACAGGTCGACAAAATGATCGAGCTGGCTGGCGGTGTCAATGCTACGCCCAATTTCGAGAACTATAAACCACTTACAGCCGAAGCCCTCGTTGCAGCAAACCCTGATGTGATTCTGTTGTTCGATAGCGGTCTCGAAAGTCTCGGAGGTGCTGATGGTTTAGCCAAAGTACAGGGAGTTGCCCAAACGAATGCGGGCAAAAACGGTCGTATCATCACAATGGATGGACATTTACTGAGTGGCTTCTCTCCCCGTTTAGGAAAAGCGCTACAGGAGTTAGCCCAAAAAATAACCCAGAAGCCTAAAGCTTAA